The nucleotide sequence AGCGGGGCCTTCTCAGCTGGTGACGGGCGGAGTCACTGCATTGCGAGAAAGTCGCGGAAGTCCGTCGCCGGATGGCGAGCGACGCGCTCAACTACATCGGTCACAATGTCGAGTTCGCCCGTAGCGACGGCAGCGTACGAGGTGACCCAGCCATCGAGCTCCCACTGCTCCGCGTCAAAGACCTGGCGAGACGCGTACGCTTCCTCGAGCGTCTCCGGACGATAAGTGACCGTACGCCCCGTAACCTCTGTGATCATGTCAGCCGCCTCGTGCATGGTGAATGCGCGAGGACCGGTGACGTCATACGTCTCTCCGTCGTGTCCGGACTGCGTGAGTACCGCAGCGGCAACATCAGCAACATCGTCACGTGTAACCGCACCTAGCCTGCCGTCGCTCGCGGGTCCGCGGAGAACCCCGTCGTCACCAGCGAAAAGTGGCAACACATCCTGGTACATGTTGTCGCGCAGAAACGTAAAGTCGAGACCACTTGCACGGATCGCTTCTTCCGTGTGCCAGTGATCGCGCCCGAACGTGAATGTGCAGTCAGGAGCGGCTGACACGAACGAGACATACACGATGCGGCGGACCCCAGCTTCTGCTGCAGCCTCAACCACGCGGCACTGGATGTCCTTACGGTCCCGCGATTCGGGGGCTGAAACGAAGAAAAACGTGTCCGCGCCTTCGAGTGCGTCCCGCATCGTATCGAGGTGCAAGAAGTCACCAAGTGCGATCTCCGCGCCCGGCTCGCGTACTTTCTCGGGGTTTCGCACAATCAGGCGGTGCCTCGCGTCAGAAGCTGCCAGACGTTGAGCGACCCGGCCGCCGATCTCGCCCGTCGCACCGCTTACCGCAATCAGTCCGCTCATATTCGGCACGCTACTCCGGCCCCACAGGCCTAACCTGAAATTTAGAGTGGAGTTTCCCACGAGATTGGACACACGCAATGAGGCGCGAGCAACCGTCGGTAGCGATCATCGGGGCAGGCTTCGGTGGACTCGGAATGGGTATTCGGCTGAAGCAATGCGGGTACACCGATGTCACCGTGTTCGAGAAGGCCGATGAGGTGGGCGGCGTATGGCGCGAGAACACGTATCCTGGCGCCGCCTGCGACGTTCCGTCACACCTCTACTCGTTCTCGTTCGAGCCCAAGTCCGACTGGTCACGGCGCTTTGCTGAGCAGCGCGAGATCCTCGACTACTTGAAGCACTGCACAGCTAAGTACGATATGCGGCAGCACATCCGGTTCAAAACGGAAGTCACCAGCGCGACCTTCAGTGCCAGTACCGGGCGCTGGACCCTGAGTCTTGCCGACGGCACTCACCACTCTGCTGACATCCTGATACCGGCGTGCGGTCAGCTCAGCCGCCCCGCGTATCCCCGCCTGCCCGGGCTCGATTCATTCGCCGGTACCGTGTTTCACTCCGCAGCCTGGAACCATGATTACGGGCTGACCGACAAACGTGTCGCCGTCGTCGGCACGGGTGCATCCGCGATCCAGTTCGTGCCCGAGATCGCATCGAAGGTCAAGCAGCTCACACTTTTTCAGCGCAGCGCCCCCCATGTGATCCCCAAAACCGATTTCGCCTACCCACGCCTCGCGAAGTCAGCCTTCGAGCGCATTCCCGGCGCGCTACGTGTCAGCCGGTGGGCGACCTACTGCGAACTCGAACCCCGCGCACTGATGTTCACGAGGTTCCCGCAAATCGCTGGCCTGTATGAACGTAAGTTCCTGCGAAATCTGCGCCGCGAGATCACGGATCCCGCGTTGCGCGAAAAACTCACCCCCTCAGACCCGATCGGGTGCAAACGCGTTCTGCTG is from Hoyosella subflava DQS3-9A1 and encodes:
- a CDS encoding SDR family oxidoreductase, with the protein product MSGLIAVSGATGEIGGRVAQRLAASDARHRLIVRNPEKVREPGAEIALGDFLHLDTMRDALEGADTFFFVSAPESRDRKDIQCRVVEAAAEAGVRRIVYVSFVSAAPDCTFTFGRDHWHTEEAIRASGLDFTFLRDNMYQDVLPLFAGDDGVLRGPASDGRLGAVTRDDVADVAAAVLTQSGHDGETYDVTGPRAFTMHEAADMITEVTGRTVTYRPETLEEAYASRQVFDAEQWELDGWVTSYAAVATGELDIVTDVVERVARHPATDFRDFLAMQ
- a CDS encoding flavin-containing monooxygenase yields the protein MRREQPSVAIIGAGFGGLGMGIRLKQCGYTDVTVFEKADEVGGVWRENTYPGAACDVPSHLYSFSFEPKSDWSRRFAEQREILDYLKHCTAKYDMRQHIRFKTEVTSATFSASTGRWTLSLADGTHHSADILIPACGQLSRPAYPRLPGLDSFAGTVFHSAAWNHDYGLTDKRVAVVGTGASAIQFVPEIASKVKQLTLFQRSAPHVIPKTDFAYPRLAKSAFERIPGALRVSRWATYCELEPRALMFTRFPQIAGLYERKFLRNLRREITDPALREKLTPSDPIGCKRVLLSNDWYAALRRPNVRVETSPIATVLAHGIATARGGVHEADAIILGTGFQANDFLAPMRITGLEDKDLNEAWRDGAEAYLGITISGFPNLFLLYGPNTNLGHNSIILMLEAQINYTLDAIRHLRDAQLSWLDVKPATQNAFNKKVQERMESTIWDRECTSWYKNDAGKNTNNWPGFTFSYYAMTRKLDPADYYAEPMRASVS